A single Aspergillus puulaauensis MK2 DNA, chromosome 7, nearly complete sequence DNA region contains:
- the CKB1 gene encoding casein kinase II subunit beta (COG:D,K,T;~EggNog:ENOG410PIHQ;~InterPro:IPR000704,IPR016149,IPR035991;~PFAM:PF01214;~go_component: GO:0005956 - protein kinase CK2 complex [Evidence IEA];~go_function: GO:0019887 - protein kinase regulator activity [Evidence IEA]) — protein MSSSEGAPESWISSFCQLMGHEFFAEVSEDFIEDDFNLTGLQSQVPMYKEALEMILDVEPEEDEEEEEEEEEDEDDDDLLGDEKPPGYRRERRHARVASDLSVIESSAELLYGLIHQRYITSRPGIQQMLEKYEMQHFGVCPRVYCNGCKVLPVGRSDTPGQETVKLFCPSCQDLYTPPNSRFHSVDGAFFGTTFGCLFFMTFPDLDIGPTFDVNLTLSPTRSASFPSTATTTTTTSGISNQPPSDTPRPVYPIELNGTRTASFAPGLGEGKLFESRIYGFKVSERSRSGPRMKWLRMKPTNILELDEMTYFQSLQRSYDDDGDAEMGGDNAQNANSAIAQRKKAPMRRRRYNPDQMNINGVAG, from the coding sequence ATGTCGTCGTCCGAAGGCGCCCCGGAGTCATGGATCTCCTCGTTTTGCCAACTTATGGGTCATGAGTTCTTCGCGGAGGTTTCTGAAGATTTTATCGAGGATGATTTCAACCTGACAGGCCTGCAGTCTCAGGTGCCTATGTACAAGGAGGCCCTGGAGATGATTTTGGATGTGGAGccggaagaggacgaagaggaggaggaagaggaagaagaggatgaggacgacgatgacttACTTGGTGATGAAAAACCGCCTGGGTACCGAAGGGAACGAAGACACGCAAGGGTTGCAAGTGATTTGAGTGTGATCGAGAGCTCCGCAGAGCTGCTCTACGGTTTGATCCACCAACGGTACATCACCTCACGGCCAGGTATCCAGCAGATGCTAGAGAAGTACGAGATGCAACATTTCGGCGTCTGCCCGCGGGTCTATTGTAATGGATGCAAGGTGCTCCCCGTTGGTCGTTCTGATACGCCAGGCCAGGAGACCGTGAAGCTCTTCTGCCCTAGCTGCCAGGACCTGTATACCCCTCCAAACAGTCGGTTTCACTCCGTTGATGGCGCCTTTTTCGGAACTACATTCGGCTGCTTGTTCTTCATGACATTCCCTGACCTGGACATCGGACCAACGTTCGACGTAAACCTAACTCTATCACCAACGCGCTCAGCCTCATTCCCTTCGACtgccacaaccacaaccacgACCTCAGGTATCAGCAACCAACCCCCATCGGACACGCCTCGTCCCGTTTACCCGATAGAACTCAATGGCACACGAACGGCCAGCTTCGCACCCGGTCTAGGAGAAGGCAAGCTGTTCGAATCGCGAATCTACGGTTTCAAAGTTTCAGAACGGTCGAGGTCCGGTCCTCGCATGAAGTGGCTGCGGATGAAGCCAACAAACATCCTCGAGCTAGACGAAATGACCTATTTCCAATCGCTACAGCGCAGCtacgacgacgatggcgacgcAGAGATGGGAGGAGACAACGCACAAAATGCGAACTCGGCTATCGCACAACGGAAAAAGGCCCCtatgcggcggcggcggtacAACCCGGACCAAATGAACATAAACGGGGTTGCGGGTTGA